CCGACCACCCGCTCATGCCGCACATCGCCTGGCAGCCCATCTGCGCCCATGCAGAGGGCGACGAGCACAAGCGGCTGCGGGGCGCGGTCAACTCGGCCATGGCGACCATCGACGACCGCAGCGTGCGCCGTTACATCAACCGCTCCAGCCAGCGACTGGTCAACCGCTTCTGCGAGGAGGGCCGCGCCGATCTGGTCGGCGACTTCGCCGAGCACCTGCCGATGGCCGTGATGTGCCACATCCTCGGCATGCCCGACGAGTACAACGACAAGATGGTGCACTCCGCCCGCGACGCGCTCAAGGGCACCGAGACCGCGCTCGCCAGCCACGAGTACGTCGTGCAGGCGCTCGCGCGGCTCACCGCCCGCCGCCGCGCCGAACCCGAGGAGGACTTCACCAGCCACCTCGTCACCCACCCGGCCGGTCTCACCGACGACGAGGTCAGGGAGCACCTGCGCCTGGTGCTCTTCGCCGCCTACGAGAACACGGTCAACCTGCTCTCCAACGTGCTGCGCATGGTCCTCACCGACCCGCGCTTCCTCGCCCAGCTCAACGGCGGCCAGATGACGGTGGCGGAGGCGGTCGAGCAGTCCCTGTGGGACGAACCCCCGTTCAGCACCATCTTCGGCTACTTCGCCAAGCAGGACACGGAGCTCGGCGGTCAGCGCATCCGCCGGGGCGACGGCCTCTTCTTCGCCCCCGCGCCCGGCAACGTGGACCCCCGGGTGCGCCCCGACCTGTCCGCCCACATGCAGGGCAACCGCTCCCACCTCGCCTTCGGCAGCGGCCCGCACGAGTGCCCCGGCCAGGACATCGGCCGCGCCATCGCCGACGTCGGCGTGGACGCGCTGCTGATGCGGCTGCCGGACATCCAACTCGACTGCGAGGAGGAAGAGTTGCGGTGGACGATGTCCATCGCCTCGCGGCACCTGGTGGAGCTCCCGGTCCGTTTCGAGCCCAAGGACCAGCAGGACGTCAAGCACAAGCCGAGCCACGCCCCGATCCCGCCGCAGCGCCTGACCCGGCCGGTGAGCACGCGGTCCCAGGCCGCGCCGGCGCCCGCCCCCGAGCCGGCGCTCGCCCCCGCGCCCGAGCCGGTGGCCGCCCAGGCGCCCGCCCCGGCGCCTGCGCCGCAGGCCGCGGCGCCCGCCCCGCAGCCGACCCGCAGGCCGAACGCCTGGCGGCGCTTCCTGTCCTGGTGGCGCGGCTACTGAGCGGCACCCGCCGACGTGGTGGCGGCGGCCCAGGCGTCGTACGACGTCCAGGCCTCGAGCACCCGACCACTGCGCAGCCGGTGCTCCCTCCCCGTGACCGGATCGGTGAACTCCAGCTCCCGCGCGAGCAGTTGCAGCGGGCGCCGAAAGTCACCGGCCGGCACGGGGGCGGCCACCTCCGGGTAGAGCGGATCGCCGAGGATGGGCACACCGAGCGCGTTCATGTGGACGCGCAGCTGATGCGTCTGACCGGTGGCGGGCAGCAGCCGGTACCGGCCGAGTCCCCGCGCACCGTGCTCGACGAGCTCGACGCGGCTCACGGCGTTCGGCTCGCCCGCCACCTCGTAGGCGGCCAGGACACCGCGTTCCTTCACGATCCGGCTGCGCACGGTCCTGGGCAGCGCGAGCCGCGGGGCGTACGGCGCGACGGCCTCGTACACCTTGCGCACCAGGCGGTCGCGGAACAGCGACTGGTACACGCCGCGCTCCTCGGGGCGCACGGTGAACAGCACCAGCCCGGCGGTGAGCCGGTCGAGCCGGTGGGCGGCGCCGAGCGCGGGCAGGTCCAGCTCCCGCCGCAGCCTGGCCAGCGCGCTCTCGGTGACATGGCTGCCGCGCGGGGTGGTGGCCACGAAGTGCGGCTTGTCGACGACGACGATGTGCTCGTCGCGATGCACGATCTCCAGCGGGAACGGCACGGGTACCTCCGGCGGCAGTTCGCGGTGGTACCAGACGTACATCCCCGGCACATAGGCCGTGTCCGGCGCGACCGCCCGTCCGTCGGCGCCCACCACCTGCCCGGCCGCCAGCATCGCGTCCACGACGCCGGCCCGCGCCGGACCCAGCCGTTCCAGCAGGTGCTCCCGCACGGTGGCCCAGGCGCCCACGCCGGGCAACCGCACCCGCACCGGATCGACCCCGTCGCGCTGCGGCAGCGGGGAGGGCGGGGGAGGCGTACGGCGTCTCATCGGGTCAAGCCTACGGGCCCGGAAAAACCCGTTGGCCGGGTCGTGGCCCGTTGGCAGGATGCGGATCATGCCCTTCACCGCCAGCATCGTCCTGCCCGCCGGAACTCTCTCGGGCATCGCGCAGCCCGTGCTCCGTACCGACGACGGACTGCTCCTGCGTCCCTGGCGGGCCGAGGACGTCCCCGCCGTGTACACCGCCTTCCAGGACCCGGCCATGCACCAGTGGCACATAAGGGCCGCGGACTCCGAGGAGGAGGTGGCCGGATGGATCGAGGAATGGCGGACGAACTGGGCGCAGGAGCGCAACGCCCAGTGGGCCGTCGTCGACGCGGACACCGGGGACCTGCTCGGGAGGGTGGCGCTGCGCAGCATCGTGCTCACCGAGGGCGTGGCCGAGATCGCCTACTGGACGACCGGGGCGGCCCGCGGCCGGGGAGTCGCCCCCCGGGCCACGACCGCCCTGACCCGCTGGGCCTTCGACGAGATCGGCTTCCACCGCCTCGAGCTGATGCACGCCGTCGCCAACGAGGCCTCGTGCCGCGTCGCCGCCAAGGCCGGCTTCACCCTGGAGGGCACCAGGCGCAGCGCCGCCCTCCACCAGGACGGCTGGCACGACATGCACCTCCACGCCCGCGTCGTGGGTGACTGAACGAGGCCCGCCGACGTCGCCGGCGTGCTCGTCCGTGTCGTGTGGCTGTCCGGCAGGGGCGACGGGCCCCGTCGGTCTACGCGGTGGCCGTCTCCGGTACGGCCGGGGCGGGGGCCGGGGTGCGCTTGCGGTACGTGCGGTAGGCCACGCCGGTCGCGAGGGTCGCGGCGAGGAACAGCACGGTGAACCACTGGAAGTACCAGTGACCGCCGGCCGGGTCGTACACCGCCGCGCGCGGCCAGGCCAGGTTGACCGTCATCAGCAGCCCGTAGAGGAGGGCGAGGGCGTTCACCGGGACGCCCCAGCGGCCCAGGGAGAACAGGCGGGCGCCCGTCTCGTCGGTGCCGGCGGACGAGAATTCACCGCGGAGCCGGCGGACCAGCAGCGGGCCGGTGACCATCGCGTAGGCCAGGTACAGCATCACGATGCAGGTCGTGCCGATGGCCAGGAACGCCTCCGGCGA
This Streptomyces sp. NBC_00377 DNA region includes the following protein-coding sequences:
- a CDS encoding cytochrome P450, translated to MTAEHPTPTGPRDLALDPPPGCPAHVRGPGGLARLYGPGAEDLNELYERLREEHGPVAPVLIHDDLPMWMVLGHAENLRMVRTPSHFTKDSRIWSQLLDGRVRPDHPLMPHIAWQPICAHAEGDEHKRLRGAVNSAMATIDDRSVRRYINRSSQRLVNRFCEEGRADLVGDFAEHLPMAVMCHILGMPDEYNDKMVHSARDALKGTETALASHEYVVQALARLTARRRAEPEEDFTSHLVTHPAGLTDDEVREHLRLVLFAAYENTVNLLSNVLRMVLTDPRFLAQLNGGQMTVAEAVEQSLWDEPPFSTIFGYFAKQDTELGGQRIRRGDGLFFAPAPGNVDPRVRPDLSAHMQGNRSHLAFGSGPHECPGQDIGRAIADVGVDALLMRLPDIQLDCEEEELRWTMSIASRHLVELPVRFEPKDQQDVKHKPSHAPIPPQRLTRPVSTRSQAAPAPAPEPALAPAPEPVAAQAPAPAPAPQAAAPAPQPTRRPNAWRRFLSWWRGY
- a CDS encoding RluA family pseudouridine synthase, producing the protein MRRRTPPPPSPLPQRDGVDPVRVRLPGVGAWATVREHLLERLGPARAGVVDAMLAAGQVVGADGRAVAPDTAYVPGMYVWYHRELPPEVPVPFPLEIVHRDEHIVVVDKPHFVATTPRGSHVTESALARLRRELDLPALGAAHRLDRLTAGLVLFTVRPEERGVYQSLFRDRLVRKVYEAVAPYAPRLALPRTVRSRIVKERGVLAAYEVAGEPNAVSRVELVEHGARGLGRYRLLPATGQTHQLRVHMNALGVPILGDPLYPEVAAPVPAGDFRRPLQLLARELEFTDPVTGREHRLRSGRVLEAWTSYDAWAAATTSAGAAQ
- a CDS encoding GNAT family N-acetyltransferase codes for the protein MPFTASIVLPAGTLSGIAQPVLRTDDGLLLRPWRAEDVPAVYTAFQDPAMHQWHIRAADSEEEVAGWIEEWRTNWAQERNAQWAVVDADTGDLLGRVALRSIVLTEGVAEIAYWTTGAARGRGVAPRATTALTRWAFDEIGFHRLELMHAVANEASCRVAAKAGFTLEGTRRSAALHQDGWHDMHLHARVVGD